The following are from one region of the Cloacibacterium normanense genome:
- the gltB gene encoding glutamate synthase large subunit, producing the protein MKNGLYLPQFDFDSCGVGFVANLKGVKSHKIVSDAITMLENMEHRGATGYEKSTGDGAGIQIQIPHEFLYEKALENGFYLPDVGDYGLGMLFFPKDDALRDECKRVIYNSAEKLNYKILGYRSVPVNNFEIGETAKSVEPVMEMIFIEKPFDVTSDDDFERKLFIFRNYISHQIANITQNDPIGFYVASMSCRKLIYKGQLRSVQIRNYFKDLTDPKLTSAFGMIHSRFATNTNPNWNLAQPFRFLAHNGEINTVQGNLNWLRSGEKNLESPYFTQQEMDMLLPLTKPNQSDSSYLDNMVELLVHSGRSLPHVMMMLIPEAWDGDKHMEDYKKYFYAFHACVMEPWDGPASISFTDGKVIGATLDRNGLRPSRYCVTSDDTIVMASESGALPVDPAKVIRRGRLQPGKMFLVDLNKGRIINDDELKKEICTSQPYQQWLEEKQIKLDELPEPRMRFTRIQGQDVLKFQKAFGYSREDIEKVIKVMAESGKEPIGSMGFDSPIAVLSEKPQHLSSYFKQLFAQVTNPPIDPIRERLVMSLTTIIGGNGNLLTGDKKFAHSVTLDNPILDNLQLEKLRSIDTGDFQAKTLQTYFKADGKPGSLKKGIDRLCRYAMDAVQDGFDVIILSDRAIDSNHAAIPSLLACSAVHHHLIRMGVRRKVGLVVEVGDAWEVHHFATLLGFGATAINPYLALATIREMVNSGEIKGEDYPKAKKNYIKSVGDGLLKIFSKMGISTLMSYQGAQIFEIIGLNKLVVNTCFTGAISRIEGLGFDDLAEEALVKHFDAYAPKFEQPVLNEGGVYQWKRKGEYHMYNPQTVDLLQKATRNNDYETFKKYSRAANNLTNNAATLRSLLEFKNDRPAIPIEEVEPVENILKRFASGAMSFGSISYEAHSTLAIAMNRIGAKSNTGEGGEDEIRYQLNEKGENLRSAIKQVASGRFGVTARYLAEADEIQIKMAQGAKPGEGGQLPGDKVDAWIGKTRHSTPGVGLISPPPHHDIYSIEDLAQLIFDLKNANRHARISVKLVSKAGVGTIAAGVAKAKADHILISGYDGGTGASPLSSVRHAGLPWELGLVETHQTLIKHKLRQRVTVQTDGQIKTGRDIVMATLMGAEEWGIATSALIVQGCILMRKCHENTCPVGIATQNGELRKKFTGNADHLVNYFTFLATETREIMASLGFRTVDEMVGQYQCLTKREDLKFWKAKTVDLSAFLQKMDTELPLTKSEPQEDELVDSLSWKLIEAAQNAIESNGKCEAEFNIINTDRTVGTILSHELTKIYKSEGMPEDALRFNFKGTAGQSFGAFCNKGITMKLEGDGNDYFGKGLSGGKLVVHPDRSSTFKANENSIIGNVALYGATSGKVFINGMAGERFCVRNSGATAVVEGVGAHGCEYMTGGTVVVLGGVGKNFGAGMSGGIAYIWDVNETLKQNFNPDMADLEGLTEKDKNTIKNLVEEHVKETDSDLGKYLLQDFEENLKYFVKVFPRDYKKVLEKQGVEF; encoded by the coding sequence ATGAAAAACGGATTATATTTACCACAGTTTGATTTTGATTCATGTGGAGTTGGTTTTGTGGCCAATTTAAAAGGAGTGAAGAGCCATAAGATTGTTTCTGATGCTATTACCATGTTAGAAAACATGGAGCACAGAGGAGCAACAGGTTATGAGAAGAGTACTGGTGATGGTGCGGGAATTCAAATTCAGATTCCGCACGAGTTTCTTTATGAGAAAGCGCTAGAGAATGGTTTTTATTTGCCAGATGTAGGTGATTATGGACTAGGGATGTTGTTTTTTCCTAAAGATGATGCGCTAAGAGATGAATGCAAAAGAGTTATTTATAATTCCGCGGAAAAACTCAATTATAAGATTTTAGGTTATCGTTCTGTGCCTGTTAATAATTTCGAGATTGGTGAAACAGCGAAATCTGTAGAACCAGTAATGGAAATGATTTTCATTGAAAAACCATTTGATGTAACTTCAGATGATGATTTTGAGAGAAAATTGTTTATTTTTAGAAATTATATTTCTCACCAAATTGCCAATATTACCCAAAACGACCCAATTGGTTTCTATGTAGCTTCTATGTCTTGTAGAAAATTAATCTATAAAGGACAGTTGCGAAGTGTACAAATTAGAAATTATTTCAAAGATTTAACAGATCCTAAACTCACTTCCGCTTTCGGAATGATACACTCTAGGTTTGCTACAAACACCAACCCGAATTGGAATTTAGCACAACCGTTCCGTTTTTTAGCACATAATGGCGAAATTAATACCGTTCAAGGAAATTTAAACTGGCTTCGTTCAGGCGAAAAAAATCTAGAAAGTCCATATTTCACTCAACAAGAAATGGATATGCTTTTGCCTTTAACCAAACCCAATCAATCAGATTCATCATATTTAGATAATATGGTAGAATTGTTGGTGCATTCTGGTAGAAGTTTACCACACGTAATGATGATGCTCATTCCTGAAGCTTGGGACGGAGACAAGCATATGGAGGATTATAAAAAATATTTCTACGCTTTTCACGCTTGTGTGATGGAACCTTGGGACGGCCCAGCTTCTATCTCTTTCACAGACGGAAAAGTAATTGGGGCAACTCTTGATAGAAATGGACTTCGTCCTTCTAGATATTGCGTAACAAGTGATGATACCATTGTGATGGCTTCAGAATCTGGTGCGCTTCCTGTAGATCCTGCAAAAGTCATAAGAAGAGGTAGATTGCAGCCTGGGAAAATGTTTTTGGTTGATTTAAATAAAGGAAGAATCATTAATGATGATGAGCTGAAAAAAGAAATTTGTACTTCTCAACCGTATCAACAATGGTTAGAAGAAAAGCAAATTAAATTAGATGAGCTTCCTGAACCAAGAATGAGATTTACCAGAATTCAAGGGCAAGATGTTCTTAAATTCCAAAAAGCGTTCGGATATTCTAGAGAAGATATAGAAAAAGTAATCAAAGTAATGGCAGAGTCTGGCAAAGAACCAATCGGTTCTATGGGATTTGATTCTCCAATTGCAGTTTTAAGCGAAAAACCACAACATTTAAGTTCTTATTTCAAACAATTATTTGCACAAGTTACCAATCCGCCAATCGACCCAATTCGTGAAAGATTGGTTATGTCTCTAACCACCATTATCGGTGGAAACGGAAATTTATTAACGGGTGACAAAAAATTTGCACACAGTGTAACGTTAGATAATCCAATTTTAGACAATCTTCAGTTAGAAAAATTAAGAAGTATTGATACAGGAGATTTTCAAGCGAAAACTTTACAAACCTATTTTAAAGCAGACGGAAAACCAGGAAGTTTGAAAAAAGGTATCGACAGACTCTGTAGATATGCGATGGATGCAGTGCAAGATGGTTTTGATGTGATCATTCTTTCAGATAGAGCCATAGATTCTAATCACGCTGCAATCCCAAGTTTATTGGCTTGTTCTGCGGTTCATCATCATTTAATAAGAATGGGAGTTCGTAGAAAAGTTGGCTTGGTGGTAGAAGTGGGCGATGCATGGGAAGTTCATCATTTTGCAACTTTGCTCGGTTTTGGTGCAACTGCAATTAATCCTTATTTGGCTTTGGCTACCATCAGAGAAATGGTGAATTCTGGCGAAATTAAAGGCGAAGATTATCCAAAAGCAAAGAAAAATTATATTAAATCTGTTGGCGATGGCTTGCTGAAAATTTTCTCAAAAATGGGAATTTCAACGTTGATGTCTTATCAAGGAGCGCAGATTTTTGAAATTATTGGTTTAAATAAATTAGTGGTAAATACTTGTTTTACTGGCGCAATTTCTAGAATTGAAGGACTTGGTTTCGATGATTTAGCAGAAGAAGCTTTGGTAAAACATTTTGATGCTTATGCTCCTAAATTTGAACAACCTGTCTTAAATGAAGGCGGTGTTTATCAATGGAAAAGAAAAGGAGAGTACCATATGTACAATCCTCAAACCGTTGACTTATTACAAAAAGCCACAAGAAATAACGATTACGAAACCTTCAAAAAATATTCAAGAGCTGCCAATAATTTAACCAATAATGCAGCAACTCTTAGAAGTTTATTAGAATTTAAAAACGATAGACCTGCTATCCCAATTGAAGAAGTAGAACCTGTAGAAAATATTTTGAAACGTTTTGCGAGCGGTGCAATGTCTTTCGGTTCCATTTCTTACGAAGCGCATTCTACTTTAGCGATTGCAATGAATAGAATTGGTGCAAAAAGTAACACTGGAGAAGGTGGCGAAGACGAAATCCGTTATCAACTCAACGAAAAAGGAGAAAATCTTCGTTCGGCGATTAAACAAGTTGCTTCAGGAAGATTTGGAGTTACAGCAAGATATTTAGCGGAAGCTGATGAAATTCAAATTAAAATGGCGCAAGGTGCAAAACCAGGAGAAGGCGGACAGTTGCCTGGCGACAAAGTTGATGCTTGGATTGGGAAAACCCGTCACTCAACACCGGGAGTTGGTTTAATTTCTCCGCCGCCACATCACGATATTTATTCCATCGAAGATTTAGCACAGTTGATTTTCGATCTTAAAAATGCGAATAGACACGCTAGAATTTCTGTAAAATTGGTATCAAAAGCAGGAGTGGGAACCATTGCAGCTGGTGTTGCAAAAGCTAAAGCAGACCATATTTTGATTTCTGGTTATGATGGAGGAACTGGTGCTTCTCCGTTAAGTTCGGTGCGTCACGCTGGTTTACCTTGGGAATTAGGTTTGGTAGAAACGCATCAAACTTTAATTAAACATAAATTAAGACAAAGAGTTACCGTACAAACTGACGGACAAATAAAAACGGGTAGAGACATTGTAATGGCAACTTTAATGGGCGCTGAAGAATGGGGAATTGCCACTTCTGCACTCATTGTTCAAGGTTGTATTTTGATGAGAAAATGCCACGAAAACACCTGTCCAGTTGGTATCGCAACACAAAACGGTGAATTAAGAAAAAAATTCACAGGAAATGCCGATCATTTGGTGAATTATTTTACGTTTTTGGCAACGGAAACCAGAGAAATTATGGCTTCTTTAGGGTTTAGAACGGTTGATGAAATGGTAGGGCAATACCAATGTTTAACCAAAAGAGAAGATTTAAAATTCTGGAAAGCTAAAACCGTTGATTTAAGTGCATTTTTACAAAAAATGGACACAGAATTGCCTCTTACGAAATCTGAACCTCAAGAAGACGAGTTGGTAGATTCATTGTCTTGGAAGTTGATTGAAGCGGCTCAAAATGCCATCGAAAGTAACGGAAAATGTGAAGCAGAATTCAATATCATCAATACCGATAGAACGGTTGGGACGATTCTTTCTCACGAATTAACCAAAATTTATAAATCTGAAGGAATGCCAGAAGATGCTTTGAGATTTAATTTCAAAGGAACTGCCGGACAAAGTTTCGGGGCGTTCTGCAATAAAGGAATTACGATGAAATTAGAAGGCGACGGAAACGATTATTTCGGAAAAGGACTTTCTGGTGGTAAATTGGTGGTTCATCCTGATAGAAGTTCTACTTTCAAAGCCAATGAAAATAGCATTATTGGTAACGTAGCTTTATATGGCGCAACCAGTGGAAAAGTTTTCATCAACGGAATGGCAGGAGAACGTTTCTGCGTAAGAAATTCTGGTGCAACTGCTGTTGTAGAAGGAGTTGGAGCTCACGGTTGCGAATATATGACTGGTGGAACTGTGGTAGTTTTGGGTGGAGTTGGTAAAAATTTCGGAGCTGGAATGAGTGGTGGAATCGCTTACATTTGGGATGTGAACGAAACGTTGAAACAAAATTTCAATCCTGATATGGCAGATTTAGAAGGTTTGACGGAAAAAGATAAAAACACCATCAAAAATCTAGTGGAAGAACACGTGAAGGAAACTGATAGTGATTTAGGAAAATATTTGTTGCAAGATTTTGAAGAAAATTTAAAATATTTTGTGAAAGTTTTCCCTAGAGATTACAAAAAAGTGTTGGAAAAACAAGGTGTTGAATTTTAG
- the lysS gene encoding lysine--tRNA ligase — protein sequence MSLSEQEIIRREKLQKLTEMGINAFPADEYKITDTTKSIKNDFAEGKAVKIAGRLMSRRIQGKASFAELQDSEGRIQVYFNRDEICTGEDKTLYNEVYKHLLDIGDIIGIEGELFKTQVGEMTVMVKNFKLLTKALRPLPLAKTDENGVVHDAFNDPELRYRQRYVDLTVNPHVKEIFVKRTKLFNAMRTFFNDAGYFEVETPILQAIPGGAAARPFITHHNALDIPLYMRIANELYLKRLIVGGFDGVYEFSKNFRNEGMDRTHNPEFTAMEIYVAYKDYNWMMDFTEKLLEFCAISVNGTPESQFGEHTINWKAPYPRVSMTEAIQKFTGFDITGKTEDELRDFAKSIGIEVDETMGKGKLIDEIFGEKCEGNFIQPTFITDYPIEMSPLTKKHRSKEGLTERFELMVCGKEIANAYSELNDPIDQRERFESQMALSERGDDEAMFIDQDFLRALEYGMPPTSGLGIGMDRLIMFLTNNASIQEVLFFPQMRPEKKVTVIELGEDEKVILEILNSQSEAMDLSIVKEKSQLSGKKWDKATKNLTKNNLIKVEKIDEKLMIILI from the coding sequence ATGTCTTTATCAGAACAGGAAATCATCAGAAGAGAGAAATTACAGAAACTGACCGAAATGGGAATAAACGCATTCCCAGCAGATGAATATAAAATTACGGATACTACCAAGTCTATCAAGAACGATTTTGCTGAAGGAAAAGCAGTGAAAATCGCAGGTAGATTAATGTCTAGAAGAATTCAAGGGAAGGCTTCTTTCGCAGAATTACAAGATTCTGAAGGTAGAATTCAGGTGTATTTTAATCGTGATGAAATCTGTACTGGCGAAGATAAAACGCTTTATAATGAAGTCTATAAACATCTTTTAGATATTGGTGATATTATTGGTATAGAAGGAGAGTTGTTTAAAACGCAAGTGGGAGAAATGACAGTGATGGTGAAGAATTTCAAATTGTTAACCAAAGCTCTTCGTCCGCTTCCTTTAGCTAAAACTGATGAAAATGGAGTAGTTCACGATGCTTTCAATGATCCTGAATTAAGATACAGACAACGTTATGTTGATTTAACCGTAAATCCTCACGTAAAAGAAATTTTTGTAAAAAGAACAAAATTGTTCAATGCGATGAGAACGTTCTTTAATGATGCAGGTTATTTTGAGGTAGAAACGCCAATTTTACAAGCCATTCCTGGTGGTGCTGCTGCTAGACCTTTCATTACACATCATAACGCTCTTGATATTCCTTTATATATGAGAATTGCGAACGAATTGTATCTAAAAAGATTAATTGTTGGTGGTTTTGATGGTGTTTACGAATTTTCTAAAAATTTCCGTAACGAAGGAATGGATAGAACCCACAATCCAGAGTTTACTGCGATGGAAATTTATGTGGCGTACAAAGATTACAACTGGATGATGGATTTCACTGAGAAATTGTTAGAATTTTGTGCGATTTCAGTTAACGGAACTCCAGAATCTCAGTTTGGTGAACATACCATCAACTGGAAAGCTCCTTATCCTAGAGTTTCGATGACGGAAGCGATTCAGAAATTCACAGGTTTTGATATCACTGGAAAAACTGAAGATGAATTGCGCGATTTTGCAAAATCTATCGGGATTGAAGTAGATGAAACGATGGGGAAAGGAAAATTAATTGATGAAATTTTTGGAGAAAAATGCGAAGGAAACTTCATTCAGCCGACTTTCATTACCGATTATCCAATCGAAATGTCGCCTTTAACCAAAAAACACAGAAGCAAAGAAGGTCTTACCGAACGTTTTGAATTAATGGTTTGTGGTAAAGAAATTGCCAATGCATATTCAGAGTTGAACGATCCAATTGACCAAAGAGAACGTTTCGAGTCTCAAATGGCGCTTTCTGAGCGTGGTGATGACGAGGCAATGTTCATAGACCAAGATTTCTTAAGAGCGTTAGAATATGGTATGCCGCCAACTTCTGGTTTAGGAATTGGAATGGATAGACTCATTATGTTCCTTACCAATAATGCTTCTATTCAAGAAGTATTGTTTTTCCCACAAATGAGACCAGAGAAAAAAGTGACAGTTATAGAATTAGGAGAAGACGAAAAAGTGATTTTAGAAATATTGAATTCGCAATCAGAAGCAATGGATTTGTCAATAGTTAAAGAAAAATCTCAATTATCAGGAAAAAAATGGGATAAAGCCACAAAAAATTTAACGAAGAATAATTTAATCAAGGTAGAAAAAATTGACGAAAAATTGATGATCATATTAATTTAA
- a CDS encoding c-type cytochrome gives MKRIILTLAFGALVAVSCSKKEEPVKESNVMLPEPTEQTAATAAATPEEEGKALIAGSDCLTCHKEDAKLVGPSYQEVAAKYTEADIDMLADKIINGGSGVWGEVPMSAHAGMDKENAKKMVKYILTLKK, from the coding sequence ATGAAAAGAATTATTTTAACACTAGCTTTCGGTGCATTAGTAGCGGTTTCTTGTTCTAAAAAAGAAGAGCCAGTAAAAGAATCAAATGTAATGTTGCCAGAACCTACAGAGCAAACTGCTGCTACAGCTGCTGCAACTCCTGAAGAAGAAGGTAAAGCATTAATCGCAGGTTCAGATTGTCTTACTTGTCATAAAGAAGATGCTAAATTAGTAGGTCCTTCTTATCAAGAAGTAGCGGCAAAATATACTGAAGCGGATATTGATATGTTAGCAGATAAAATCATTAACGGTGGTAGCGGAGTTTGGGGAGAAGTTCCTATGTCTGCTCACGCTGGAATGGATAAAGAAAATGCTAAAAAAATGGTGAAATATATTCTCACCCTAAAAAAATAA
- a CDS encoding putative quinol monooxygenase: MNLYIVALFRFKENHLFDAIELLKKLVIETRKEEGCLQYDLIEDRENKGTFFLIELWETEEHHHLHAGTEHLFTFRQSAAPLMESQTEVYRGAKIF, encoded by the coding sequence ATGAATTTATACATTGTAGCATTATTTAGATTCAAAGAAAATCATCTTTTTGATGCGATAGAATTATTGAAAAAATTAGTAATAGAAACCAGAAAAGAAGAAGGTTGTCTTCAATATGATTTAATAGAAGACCGAGAAAATAAAGGCACTTTTTTCTTAATTGAACTTTGGGAAACCGAAGAACATCATCATTTACATGCAGGAACAGAACATCTTTTTACTTTTAGACAAAGCGCAGCTCCACTGATGGAATCTCAAACAGAAGTTTACAGAGGAGCGAAGATTTTTTAA
- a CDS encoding T9SS-dependent M36 family metallopeptidase — translation MRKEIYYLTFGALLCSNLLAAQKNEEILKNYFNNSAKYRSLKSANKEFAIKTEDYSTSMKSTVLQVQQTFLGVPVYNSYGNVLIKNEKLLSINENFYKSSIVSKQEKADNVEIIFSKVLNNASIEKGTYSLSEKGKPNSVFFKKVYFPLDNELKLAYLYQFEEEGSSNYWSIVADATSGEIFEKQNLNLSCRFDGNHDKHEEHEINKFVKPENKPFESTLSFLSPDNASYRVYALPVEAPSFGVRTLVTNPWDLTVSPEGWHSDGTNHYTYTRGNNVYAYTDVTNTNTASVENATDGGASRIFDFPIDLTQYHTTYKDAAVTNLFYMNNKIHDIMYKFGFNETWRNFQTTNFTTLGSGNDAVNAEARDASEATTQKLNNANFATPADGSSPRMQMYLWDPASVNRLVYNAPSTFASRKPDTKDAAFGPALTNARITANVALTTPVDGCTAISENLYGKIALIQRGSCNFTVKVKNAQNNGAVAAIIYNAPTSAYIGQMGGVDTTVTIPSILIENSEGVAIANQLSRTPVNVTISDDETKHIYIDADLDNGIIAHEYGHGVSNRLIGTTATCLNQYNSNEQMGEGWSDFLALMMTNQPGDTASVPRGVGTFSSAEATNGLGIRPAKYSPNFTINNYTYGRTNGMSFSDGSSNVHSIGFVWATMLWDLHWKYVEKYGYSSDVTANPNSGSARVLQLVTDAMKVTACSPTFIDGRDAILQAELSTTEGTDKCMIWGVFAKRGLGVKASAGLKKSITPVNSTNMIAALNDQVEDFTYPAECSSSLTSEEVTLNKEVQIYPNPAKNEIFIKSNSLAIGETIISVYDATGKLVISEKKNLKSQNTVDTSRLSNGIYIIKGEGIGVNFSQKIIIEK, via the coding sequence ATGAGAAAAGAAATTTACTATTTAACTTTTGGTGCATTGCTTTGCAGTAATTTATTGGCGGCACAAAAGAATGAAGAAATTCTAAAAAACTACTTTAATAATTCTGCCAAATATCGAAGTTTAAAATCTGCGAATAAAGAATTTGCAATTAAAACTGAAGACTATTCTACCAGTATGAAATCTACAGTTTTGCAAGTTCAACAGACTTTTTTGGGAGTCCCAGTGTATAATTCTTACGGAAATGTGTTGATTAAGAATGAGAAATTATTATCAATAAACGAAAATTTTTATAAATCTTCTATTGTATCAAAACAAGAAAAAGCAGATAATGTAGAGATTATTTTTTCTAAGGTTTTAAATAATGCTTCAATTGAAAAAGGCACATATAGTTTGTCAGAAAAAGGAAAGCCTAATTCTGTTTTTTTTAAAAAAGTATATTTTCCACTCGACAATGAATTAAAATTAGCATATTTATATCAGTTTGAAGAAGAAGGTTCTTCTAATTATTGGAGTATTGTGGCAGATGCAACTAGTGGTGAAATTTTTGAAAAGCAAAATCTTAATCTTTCTTGTCGTTTTGATGGTAATCACGATAAACATGAGGAACATGAAATTAACAAATTTGTAAAGCCAGAAAATAAACCTTTTGAATCTACACTATCTTTTTTGTCACCAGATAATGCTTCATACAGAGTATATGCATTGCCAGTAGAAGCCCCTTCGTTTGGGGTAAGAACTCTTGTTACTAATCCTTGGGATCTTACAGTTTCGCCAGAAGGTTGGCATTCTGATGGAACTAATCATTATACTTATACTAGGGGTAATAATGTTTATGCTTATACAGATGTAACTAATACTAATACTGCTTCTGTGGAAAATGCTACTGATGGTGGAGCTTCTAGAATATTCGATTTCCCTATTGATTTAACTCAGTATCATACTACATATAAAGATGCTGCAGTAACCAATTTATTTTATATGAATAATAAAATTCATGATATAATGTATAAATTTGGGTTTAACGAGACTTGGAGAAATTTTCAAACAACAAATTTTACAACTTTAGGAAGTGGAAATGATGCTGTAAATGCAGAAGCTAGAGATGCTAGCGAAGCTACTACTCAGAAATTGAATAATGCTAATTTTGCAACTCCAGCAGATGGCTCATCACCAAGAATGCAAATGTATCTTTGGGATCCTGCTAGTGTAAACAGATTGGTGTATAATGCGCCTTCTACATTTGCATCTAGAAAGCCCGACACTAAAGATGCAGCTTTCGGTCCTGCCTTAACAAATGCTAGAATTACAGCTAATGTTGCTCTAACAACTCCTGTGGATGGTTGTACTGCGATTTCTGAAAATTTATATGGTAAAATAGCTTTAATACAAAGAGGGTCATGTAATTTTACAGTAAAGGTTAAAAATGCTCAAAATAATGGAGCTGTTGCTGCAATTATTTATAATGCACCCACTTCTGCTTATATAGGGCAAATGGGAGGAGTTGACACCACAGTTACAATTCCTTCAATATTAATTGAAAATTCGGAAGGTGTAGCAATTGCAAATCAATTATCAAGAACGCCTGTTAATGTTACTATTTCTGATGATGAAACAAAACATATTTACATAGATGCAGATTTAGATAACGGAATTATAGCCCATGAATATGGACATGGAGTTTCTAACAGGCTTATAGGGACAACAGCAACTTGTCTTAATCAATATAATTCTAATGAACAAATGGGAGAGGGATGGTCAGATTTTCTTGCTTTAATGATGACTAATCAACCAGGCGATACTGCTTCTGTTCCAAGAGGAGTTGGTACATTTTCTTCTGCAGAAGCTACTAATGGATTAGGAATTCGCCCTGCAAAATATTCGCCTAATTTTACAATTAATAATTATACATACGGTAGAACCAATGGAATGTCTTTTTCTGATGGTTCTAGTAATGTGCATTCTATTGGTTTTGTGTGGGCAACTATGCTATGGGATTTACATTGGAAATATGTAGAAAAATATGGCTATAGCTCAGATGTTACAGCAAATCCTAATTCTGGTAGCGCAAGAGTTTTGCAGTTGGTAACTGATGCTATGAAGGTTACTGCTTGTTCACCCACTTTTATTGATGGTAGAGATGCTATTTTGCAAGCTGAACTTAGTACAACTGAAGGAACTGATAAATGTATGATTTGGGGAGTTTTTGCAAAAAGAGGTTTAGGTGTAAAAGCAAGTGCAGGACTTAAGAAATCTATTACCCCTGTTAATAGCACCAATATGATTGCAGCTCTTAATGATCAAGTAGAAGATTTTACTTATCCAGCAGAATGTTCATCTTCGCTTACTAGTGAAGAAGTTACTTTAAATAAAGAGGTTCAGATTTATCCTAATCCTGCGAAAAATGAAATTTTTATAAAATCAAATTCATTAGCAATTGGCGAGACAATTATATCGGTATATGATGCTACTGGAAAGCTGGTTATTTCTGAGAAAAAGAATCTTAAATCCCAAAATACAGTTGATACTTCTAGACTTTCAAATGGTATTTATATTATAAAAGGAGAAGGAATTGGAGTTAATTTTTCTCAAAAAATAATTATTGAAAAATAA
- the lipB gene encoding lipoyl(octanoyl) transferase LipB: MNASQNKKIKFEELGLKNYLEAFEYQQSLMDKIIAIKIKNRENEDQEPETTPNYLLFVEHPHVYTLGKSGDEHNMLANESKLKEIDATFVKTNRGGDITYHGFGQLVGYPILDLDNFKSDIHLYMRNLEEVIIRTIAEYGLKGERSVGETGVWLDVGKPYARKICALGVKTSKWVTMHGFAINVNTDLRYFEYIIPCGIKDKAVTSLKRELEREFTPAEVEEVKEKIKKHFQDVFEAELF, translated from the coding sequence ATGAACGCTTCACAAAACAAAAAAATAAAATTCGAAGAATTGGGTCTTAAAAATTATCTTGAGGCTTTTGAATATCAACAATCTTTAATGGATAAAATCATTGCCATTAAAATCAAAAATAGAGAAAACGAAGACCAAGAACCCGAAACTACTCCTAATTATTTACTGTTTGTAGAACACCCACATGTTTACACTTTAGGAAAATCTGGTGACGAGCACAATATGCTTGCTAATGAAAGTAAACTAAAAGAAATTGACGCCACTTTCGTAAAGACCAATCGCGGTGGAGACATTACCTATCACGGTTTTGGTCAACTTGTAGGGTATCCGATTTTAGATTTAGACAACTTCAAATCAGATATTCATTTATATATGAGAAATCTGGAAGAAGTAATCATCAGAACCATTGCAGAATACGGTTTAAAAGGCGAAAGAAGCGTGGGCGAAACTGGAGTTTGGCTAGATGTAGGAAAACCTTATGCTAGAAAAATTTGTGCATTGGGTGTTAAAACTTCAAAATGGGTGACTATGCACGGTTTTGCCATCAATGTCAATACAGACTTACGCTATTTCGAATACATTATTCCTTGCGGAATCAAGGACAAAGCAGTTACTTCCCTAAAACGTGAACTAGAAAGAGAATTTACACCGGCAGAAGTAGAAGAAGTAAAAGAAAAAATAAAGAAACATTTTCAAGATGTTTTCGAAGCGGAACTTTTTTAA